The sequence TTAGCTGAAAAACTAGAGAGTCATGAATTAGTAGATAAAGTAAATTACCCGGGTTTGAAATCTAGCAAATACTATGACCTTGCTAAGAAATACTTAACAAATGGTGCAGGAGGTGTATTTAGTTTTGAAGTTAAGGGAGGGTATGAAGCTGCTAAAACTTTTGTAAGTTCACTAAACTTGATTTCTCACCTTGCAAATGTAGGAGATGCAAAAACATTAGCTATTCATCCTTCATCTACAACACACGAGCAATTGAGTGCAGAAGAGCAAGCAGCAAGTGGAGTTACTCCAGGTATGGTTAGGATTTCTACAGGATATGAGCATATTGATGATATCTTTGCAGACATAGAACAAGCATTACAAAAAACTCAAGTACCTGTAACAAAGTAATTATATAGTTAAAAACATAATCATTATGTAACAGAAGAAGCCGATATTCATGGGATTGAATATCGGCTTCTTCTGTTTATTTTAAATAATAAGATTAGTCTCTTCTCACTCCAAATAATGTATCTAGAAAAGTTAAAACAGTAGAATAGACAAAGCTAAATATTAGAGACATCATTAAACCTCCAGTAGAAAAACCATCAATTAATTCTCCAGACCAATAAAACATAAGTGCATTTATTACTAAAAGAAATAAACCAAGAGTAAATACTGTAATTGGCAATGTTAATATAGTAAGGATAGGTTTAATAATTGCGTTCATAAACCCAATAGCTAATGCGGCCCAAATAGCGGTGGTATAATCTGTAACTACTACACCAGATGTAGGAGCTACCCATTCAAAAAAGCCAGCACAAGCCCACACTGCAATTGCAGAAACTAACATTCGAACAATAAAATCTTTCATTTTTTTAAGAGTTATAAGTATTATTAATTAATTATTTTTTTCGCTTTAATTTCTG is a genomic window of Flammeovirga pectinis containing:
- a CDS encoding phage holin family protein → MKDFIVRMLVSAIAVWACAGFFEWVAPTSGVVVTDYTTAIWAALAIGFMNAIIKPILTILTLPITVFTLGLFLLVINALMFYWSGELIDGFSTGGLMMSLIFSFVYSTVLTFLDTLFGVRRD